GACTTGCTTAGTGTTCTTTgttctgaaaaaatataaaactgagcTGAAAACCATGTTTCTCTGGAGAAGTTCTCCAGAGTCATCCGTCTTCCTGTCttctgggctatagtcctcagtttggctcaaataaaacttcTTCTATTCCTATTAtagattatttattattttcattggcaGTCATAAcaatgatatagccactatgcCTAACTCAATGCATTGGTACCTAAGGATCCATCCCCTTCCCATCCCTAGAGTGCAATGTGACCGACTTTTGGAAACTCATCAGTTGGCCAATAACATTATCCTTCCAGGAACAGGAATACAAGCATTTTAATAAATCCACTGATTGGTGGTGACATGGTGCTTGCCCGATAATTCCAGCAGAAAGGCTGGAGGAAGAGTTCAATCACCAGAGAATGAAAGAGCTTAAAGCTTGTTCCCAGATGCCCCTGCAAGCTTGCAAAGGAAACCTCAATTGGCTGTTCCAAACTCCAGCACCAATGTCTGGCCCCATAGTCACTGCCACCCACACAGAGTCTAACCTCCTAGAGGATGAAGACTTGTGGCCTCGAGTCCTACTCTCAGTTCACTTTCTTACCTCACCCCAGTCAGTGCCAAATgttagtaaaaatgaaaaaaaaaaaaaacagtaaaaatttcTGGGAGACTGTCAGCTCTTAAAGCCATAAAACACTGCAGTTAATTTGTCCTCAAGAGATGGCCCCTCAGACCCATAAAGGAGGGTTGGGAACCATTGTGTTACTTACATCTGTAAACACAGGATTAGCAGATGAAAGGATGTTTTTGTTAAAAAGTGACAAGTTCCAAGTCACCCAGTGCCTTTTACCTTCACTCTTCTTAGGAAAGAACACAGACTTCCTAAGCAATTACAGAAACTAAGAAAACCACTTGATCACTGGAAGAAAAATCAGCTTCCAAAATCACTCTGCAACCCTGGCTCTATTAACAGCAAAAAAATCCATCTTCATTAACATCTTCAACTTTGTCCTCAGAGCTTCATCCCAGAGGAATACTAAATTACACTGTAAACTAATGAATGGAAACTTAAGTCACTTCCGCCCAGCCCACGATGCTTTTCCTCCTCTGGACTGCACCCTTCCAACTCATACAAAGTTTGGGGAATCACATTCCTATTCCACTCACTAGACTCCTGAGGTCAGCATCATGCAGAACAAACTTCCCTCAGCCCAACGAACAGGCCATAGGCTGACCCAGACACTGAACACATTTTGAGATCATGTAAGCCCCATTTTGGCATCTTAGGATAGCTTTGGATATATGCTTTacacagaaagaacaaaaaaaaaaaaatggggggggggggaggatatCTTTTCACAAAGATCCTTCTGCAGTCACAGCCAAAGATGTTAATTGCCCATCCAAGGTTCCATCTCTCACGGGGAGGGGACCGGGCAGAGTTGGGGAAGCCCAGCCCAGAGGTTCTGTCTGCATTAGAGGAAGCAGACGAGGCAGCTTTTGTGAGCTAATGTGAACGGGATATGGTCAGATATCCTGCGGGCGCCAGCaattgggggcgggggtggggggagtcacCAGGGGAAATAAAAATCCATTCCTGGCCAATATACCAGAgcctgagagacacacacacacacacgtgcaaaaACTGTCGCAAGAGAGGCCTGACTACGCCTGTCTGCTTGGTAAATCCAAAGGAAAGCCTCGGAGTCTGCAAGtcagagaggcagaggcagagaagaaATATGAAACGGATTAGGGGCAGGTAGGATAACAGTGAATAACTTTCCCTCAAATCTTGCTTTTTGGTTTTCTCTGTGCCTACAAACACTGCTTCAAAAGGTTTCCCCATAGGACAGAGTGGCCTCAAGATGAAATGATAATGATGGACCTCAAATGGTCCACAAAATCCTATACTTTTCATGTCAATTCCCAATATCGAGCTTCATTGTGACTTTCAAACCTTCTCTACTCCGCTCagacccctcctccctctcctttccccactcccTCATTCTCAACAGACCATACTACCTCTTACTTCAGAGAGGAAACAGTGCGGAGGCTTGGGTCCCGCCTCAGCCATCAACGTCTACCTTCTCAGGGTCTTCCTCTGGGAAGGCAGGTGGCTATTCTAGAGATCCAGATGACTTTCCCAAATGCTCCCAGCTGGGCTTACCCCACCGCTCGGATCTATTTTCACCCGCTGAGATCCATCTGAGACagcatccctcccctccccctgcaggcTGATCCAAGCTCCCCGAAGACACTTTCCTGTCGCTTCCCTGCCTGGGGGTCACCTTACCCGGATCCGTCCCGGGGGCGCGGGTGGCGGACTACGTGGCGCCGTCCGCCTCGGTCTCCAGCTGTGTCTCCTCGTCCTCAAGCGGCTCGACATCACCATCTTCCCCGCTACGAGGGTAAGCCAGCAGGCGCATGGCTGGGGCGCAGGCGGCCTCCACCTGGCGCACCTGCTCTCGGCTCAGGCGCTCGCGCCAGGCGTGCACGGCCTCGCGGGCATCGCGCGCTGACAGGTGGAAGGGCCGGTCGGCGCCATAGGCCGCGCCGCGCGTCATGTTGAGCGCGAAGGCGTCCAGGGCTGCGAGCGCGCGGAGCCCGGCGAAGCGTTGCAGGCGGCGCAACTGGGCGCGCGGCTGCCGCACAAGGTCCTCGTAGCGCAGCCTCAGGTAGCGGCGCCGCAGCCAGGTGGGAGCGCCGCGCGCGAACAGCAAATCGCGCATCCAGGCTTCGCAGATCACCTCGAGTGCGCCGGTCAGGAAGAAGTCGGCACGCGGCGCGGCGGGCAGCGCGCGGGATGCTCCTCCGGGGCGAGCACCCACGCCATGCGCCAGCAGCACGCGGTGGAAGCGGTCGCCCCTCTGGCGGGTGCGCAGCACCTGGATGCTCTCGCGCAGCAGCCCCTGCCGGGACTTGAGACGAGAGTTGTGGACAGCCCGCGGGTCACGGAAaagctgcaccaccttcaggtTGAGGCCTGGGTCGCGCAGAAGGGGCACCAGCACGCCCAGGTCGAGGAGGCGCACGTCCTTGATGACCACGACCGGATACTTGTGGCACTCGGCCTCCAGGGCTCGGAGTGCCACGGGTGGGCAGCTGCGCTCGCAGGCAGTGTCCTCGACGAGGCCGACCTCGGCGCGGGCCCGGGGTCCGCCAGGGCACAGCGGCGGCGAGCAGATGACCTTGTTGGTCCGCCAGCGAAAGAGGGAGGCCGTGGTGAGATTGGCCGCGTCTGGGGGGCGCGCGGCAGGGTCACCGGGCGGCGCGTACAGCTGCAGGACTGAGAAGTCGCAGCGGAAGAGCGAGCGCAGCATGTCGCGGAGTGCGCCCTGCAGGCTCTCGGCGTCGCCCGGATACAGCGCCTGCCACAGATGCCACATGGGTTCGTACAAGTAGAAAACGTCCGGGTGCTGGTTAAAGAGCTCGCCCAGGAACGATGAGCCGGTGCGCCAGGTAGCATGCACGTAGATGTGCTGCTTTTCGCGAGACGCGGCCTCCCCGACGGCGCTGTTGAGGTTGCCCGAGGACCTGGGGGACCCGCCAGCGACCCCCTCCGCGGCTGGCCGCGCCTCCGCGCCCTGCTCGCGctcgcccgccgccgccgcctccaggctccacactcccaggctGCGCTGCAGGCCCGGGCAGTGCCGGGCGCCCTTGTCCCCGTCGCGGCCGCCGTCCAGGACCGAGGGGATGAGCAGAAGCACCAGCGTGTATAGCACCAACAGCAGCGCGAACTTGCAGTACTcccggcgccgccgccgccggcccttCATCTTTCACCTAACCGCTCCAGAGCGGGTGgagctcccttcctctctcctttctcggAAATTCCGTCCCGAGTCCGCTCCTCCGGCTTCTTGAGACCCCTCTGCGCCGGGAGGAGCGGAGTCACCGGGGCCGTGCATCCACAAGGGAAACTCTGGAGGCGGTGGTGCTGCGTCCCAGCCCTTTCCTGGCTCAGCCCTGGAGAGCCGCCTATTGGCCGGCTTGAAGCGGCCGGCCCCGCCTTCCACCCGGCAGCTTCTCCCCGCCTCTCTCTCCGCTTGGGTTAGCTCTGTCAAATCTGGGCGGGGTTGTCCTGGGGTGGGGGACGCCAGCTGGGGGCGCTTGGAGCCGGACCCCACCTTTCCCCCAACCCCTCCTTAATGAAGTCAAGTCTTCATCAATTGACTGCAGGCAAGGAAGGGGCTCGTGTGTACAGAATGTACCCAGTAACAGGACGTGGACCCCATCCGGAGAACTCCACTGCCTCTCCTGTTTTATGTCCCCTACTTGGCCATCTCTGTCGTAAGCAGACCCTCCTCCACACTATTTAGAATGGGGTCCCTGGTCACTATGTACATCTGGCGCCCCCGTCAGCCACGGGTGGGTGTTACTGAGTGCTGGATGGAAGCACTTCTTTAGGATAAAGACAGAGGTTGCATAGTGCATCGTGGTCCAGAGGAATGGGAGGCCCTACTTGCACTCTCACAGTGTTTACTTGTCTAGGTATATCCTGTGTGGAAATGTAAGTGTTATGTTCCTAgggcttgctctaactcatgtccatcgagttggtgatgccatccaaccatctcatcctctgtcatcccttgctccttttgccttcaatcttgcccagcattagggtcttttccaatgagtcagttcttcacatcagagtactggagtttcagcttcaacatcagtccttccaatgaataggttgatcatagcttttcttccaaggagcaagcatcttttaatttcatggctgcagtcaccatctgcagtgattttggagcccctcaaaataaagtttctcactgtttccattgttaccctatctatttgccatgaagtgatgggaccagatgccatgatctttgttttctacattttgagttttaagccaacttttccactctcctctttcactttcattaagaggctctttagttcttctttgctttctgccataagggtggtgtcatctgtgtaggTGAGGTATttcatatttcttccagcaatcttgattccagcttgtgcttcatccagcctggcatttagcatgatatactctgcctataagttaaaccagcaaggtgacagtatacaaccttgacatactcctttccctatttggaaccagtctgtagggTCATGTagtgttctaattgttgcttcttgacctgcatacagatttttcaggagacaggtaaggttgtctggtattcccatctctttcagaattttccagagtttgttttgatccatacagtcaaaggctttggcatagtcaataaagcagaagtagttgtttttctggaactcgcttgctgtTTGGATaatccaacaggtgttggcaatttgatctctggttcctctgccttttctaaatccagcatgaacatctggaagttcacggttcatgtactgctgaagcctagcttggagaattttgagcattcctttgctggtgtgtgagatgagtgcaattgtgtggccggttgaacattctttggcattgcctttctttgggattggaaagaaaactgaccttttccagtcctgtggccactgctgagttttccaaatttgctggcatattgaatacagcacttcaATGGCATCatattttagcatttgaaatagctcaactggaattccatcacctccactagctttgttcatagtgatggttcctaagggccacttggcttcacattccagaatgtttggctctaggtgagtgaccacaacatcgtagttatctgggtcacaaagatcttttttgtatagttcttctgtgtattcttgccacctcttcttaatattcttctgtttctgttaggtccacaccatttcataccattagatggggaaacaatggcaacaatgagagactattttggggggctccagaatcactgcagatggtgactgcagccatgaaagtaaaatacgcttgctccttggaagaaaagtatgaccaacctagatggcatactaaaaagtagagacattactttgccgacaaaggtccatctagtcaaagctatggtttcccagtagtcatgtatggatgtgagagttggactataaagaaagctgagcactgaagaattgatgcttttgtactgtggtgttgaagaagactcttgagagtcccttggactgcaaggagatccaaccagtcaatcctaaaggaaatcagttctgaatattcattggaaggactgatgttgaagctgaaactccaatactctggccacctgatgtgaagaactgactcattggaaaagaccctaatgctgggcaagattgaaggcaaaaggagcaagggttgacagaggatgagatggttggatggcatcaccaactcgatggacatgaattagagcaagctctgagagttggtgatggacagggatgcctgtcttgctgcagtcaatggggctgcaaagaatcagacacgactgagcgactgaactgactgaccaaaGATACTTGAAGAAAATGTGGTAAAAGGCTAGGTAATGTTGAAGATTACTACAGATTATTTAGCCAGCAtgtgtaatttttctttcaaatttggaatattcattttacaaaatttccaatttttttcttaatatatatattttattaaagtatagttgattggcAGTGTTTCAGGagcacaacaaagtgattcagttttataaatgcacatatattatttttgaaattattttccattataggttattacaacatattgactatagttccctgtgctgtacctgtgtctcttgcattgaaccTATGTTTCCTACATCGCAGGCATagtctttacaatctgagccacaagggaagccctaaatatccTACTCTATCCCTATTGTTTATACTTGCATTTCCATCAGAAAATGTCTGTATGTAACAACATTATTTAAGgctaaaaatttacttttttttaaagtgtgagaCTCACAGAGCTATTGTTGTGGGTCTTAAGGGAAATGTTTGGGTGATCTTGTATTTTATCCCCATCCCATCATCAGAGGAGATGAATTCTCagctccaaattttaaaaatttggaacttttcatcagagggcaggcagaagaagcaaaaagaactGAAGTCCCacagcagctaaaacaaaaactACATTACAGAAAGTTCAttaggatgaaaaagcagaaagttatgtcccagataaagggacaagataaaaccccagaaaaacaactaaatgaagtggagataggcaaccttccagaaaaagaattcagaataatgatagtgaaaatgatccaagatcttgggaaaacaatggagaagatgcaataaatgtttaccaaagacctataagaactaaagaacaaacaaacagttgAATAATGCACTAAGGAATCAATAGccaaataactgaggcagaagaatagaTAAGTGACCTGAAAGACAATGGTTGAAATCACTGTCACAGAATaggatatagaaaaaataattaaaagaaacaaagacaacctcagaaacctctgggacaacatcaaatacaccaacattcacattataggggtctcagaaatagaagagagagaaaaagcacctgagaaaatacttgaagagataatagctgaaaaattccctaacatgggaaaggaaacattCAACCaaatccaggaagcacagagtgtcTCAGATAGGATAAACCCGAGGAGGAACACAtggagacacatagtaatcagactctcaaaaattaaagacagataaaatattaaaagcaacaagggaaaaatgacaacatACCAGGGAACTTTCATCAGAGTCTATCagcagatttctcaacagaaaccctacaagccagaaggggatggcatgatatatttaaagtgatgaaagggaagaaactacacccaagaatactctacccagcaggACTCTTactcagatttgatggagaaatcaaaagctttccagacaagcaaaagttaagagaattcagcaccaccaaaccagctttacaaaggaacttctctaggcaggaaacacaagagaaagaaatgacctacagaaaataaactccaaacaattaagaaacagTATTaagatcatacatatcaataattaccttaaatggaaatggattaaatgcaccaaccaaaagacatagactggctgagtggatgaaaacatgtgcatgtatgcaattctacttaccacatcactctgcttgaccccccCCCaaatattgttaggttaatcttGTTCCCAATATGGCTTGAAATTGTAATTtcatttttgtctggctattgattgtgaaaactatTCTTTTCTTGGTTGTGAAAactaataaacatcttttactatcaTGATTATATAACTATTAcacacttaataccattgtatcatgattgctCAACAGACAAACAATAGAACTCTGTATCatcaaaactaccatttaatagaaaaacctgtattCACTATTTGAAATCCGGATGCATATCACAATTATCTTGAaagctttttgaaaaataaaaatgcccaggtattgctgTTTTTCACCAGAGCTCCacatatgtttctaatgagcagccatgtttaaaagcAACTGAACTATGTGATggtcttttatcttttttgtttcacTCTTTCTAGTTCATATTCACTGCTCCCAttgaatttaatttatatttttcaattccTCCATCTATCCTTTTTTGATcttctttctttcagaaaatttATGAGGAAACATTGAGCATAAACCACACTTTGGATGAGATGGACTGAACTGACATTTACAGATTATTTATTCTAACAGAATACACagcacacatggaacattcccCAGGATAGATACTACTATAGACTAACAACAAGCTTAATAAATTTAAGAGgattaaaatcatatcaagcatttcTTTTGTCCATACTGGTATAAGACTTTTTTTGTCCTCACTggtataaaactagaaataaattgcAAGGGGAAAGCTAGAAAATTCACAGTTACAAATTCATATGTGGTGATTAAATGATATGCTACTAAATACTcaataaatcaaaggaaaaaatcaaaagagaaattttaaaaatatctttatagaaatgaaaaaggaagcaaaacaCTAAAATTTCTGGATTACATCAAAAAGAATTCTATGAGAACAGTCGACAGCAATAAATCCCTACAATAATAAAAAGGGAAGATCAATAATATGCCTACCTTTATACCTTTcaagaaagtataaaaagaagAATGTACTCAGCCCAAAGTTGGTAGCAGCAAAatagaaataactgaaataaaaacgtgatagaaaaaaacaaatacaatttaGAGCTGTTtttgaaggaataaataaaagaaacaaacatttcaCTAGATACTGAAAAGAAGAGTGgggattcaaataaataaaattagaagtgaaggAGAAGATATTATAGCTGATATAACACAAATAGAAGATCATGAGACTACCATGAACAATAATATGCCAACATatggacaacctagaaaaaaTGAACACATTCCTATCAATATATAATCCACCTAGACTGaatgatgaagaaataaaaaatctgaacagattAATTACAAGTAAAAGACTTGAATCATTTGAATCAAACCCCCCAAAAGTAAATATGAAGAACCAGTTGGCTTCTCTAGTGAACTCTACCAAAATTTTAGGGAAGAATTAGTGtccattggcaacccactccagtactcttgcctggaaaatcccatggatggaggagcctggtaagctacagtccatggggttgcaaagagttg
The genomic region above belongs to Ovis canadensis isolate MfBH-ARS-UI-01 breed Bighorn chromosome X, ARS-UI_OviCan_v2, whole genome shotgun sequence and contains:
- the CHST7 gene encoding carbohydrate sulfotransferase 7 — encoded protein: MKGRRRRRREYCKFALLLVLYTLVLLLIPSVLDGGRDGDKGARHCPGLQRSLGVWSLEAAAAGEREQGAEARPAAEGVAGGSPRSSGNLNSAVGEAASREKQHIYVHATWRTGSSFLGELFNQHPDVFYLYEPMWHLWQALYPGDAESLQGALRDMLRSLFRCDFSVLQLYAPPGDPAARPPDAANLTTASLFRWRTNKVICSPPLCPGGPRARAEVGLVEDTACERSCPPVALRALEAECHKYPVVVIKDVRLLDLGVLVPLLRDPGLNLKVVQLFRDPRAVHNSRLKSRQGLLRESIQVLRTRQRGDRFHRVLLAHGVGARPGGASRALPAAPRADFFLTGALEVICEAWMRDLLFARGAPTWLRRRYLRLRYEDLVRQPRAQLRRLQRFAGLRALAALDAFALNMTRGAAYGADRPFHLSARDAREAVHAWRERLSREQVRQVEAACAPAMRLLAYPRSGEDGDVEPLEDEETQLETEADGAT